The following coding sequences lie in one Filimonas effusa genomic window:
- a CDS encoding glycosyltransferase family 2 protein: MSDLVSVVVVTYKRLEYLRQTVESILRQSYYNLEVIVVGDGMEEDVAEYITSLNNRRINYYWVEHCGYPAKARNFGIQKALGQYIAFCDDDDLWYPDKIAKQVAILDGCPGLLLCCSLRNTIDGKGNRIANNVNWIPKKLSLRSLLLTNYITYSSVVIRGGILNKVGFFPDTVTFKAVEDYHLWLRIVNKGDVFMIKEALVEYRIHNSNITANLFWGTKLTLLVLNDFFKNHSVSYSTKMVALMVIYLKRIYYKIKYSYPLG, from the coding sequence ATGTCTGATTTGGTATCTGTAGTAGTGGTAACATATAAGAGATTAGAATATTTAAGGCAGACTGTTGAGTCTATACTTCGCCAAAGTTATTATAATTTGGAAGTGATCGTTGTTGGCGACGGAATGGAAGAAGACGTGGCTGAATATATTACTAGTCTAAATAATCGACGAATTAATTATTATTGGGTTGAGCATTGCGGGTATCCTGCAAAGGCCAGGAATTTCGGTATTCAAAAGGCCTTGGGACAATACATTGCTTTTTGCGATGATGATGATTTGTGGTACCCTGATAAAATAGCAAAGCAGGTAGCAATATTGGATGGTTGCCCTGGACTACTGCTTTGTTGTTCCTTAAGAAATACGATTGACGGAAAAGGTAATAGAATAGCCAATAATGTAAATTGGATACCTAAAAAATTGAGTCTTAGGTCTTTACTTCTTACGAACTATATAACGTATTCGTCTGTGGTTATTAGGGGGGGGATTCTAAACAAAGTAGGCTTTTTCCCGGATACTGTTACTTTTAAAGCTGTAGAGGACTACCATTTATGGTTGCGGATAGTTAACAAGGGAGATGTTTTTATGATTAAGGAGGCTTTGGTTGAGTACAGGATACATAACTCTAATATTACGGCTAATTTATTCTGGGGAACAAAATTGACCTTGTTAGTTCTGAATGATTTTTTCAAGAATCATTCAGTATCGTATTCAACCAAAATGGTCGCTTTAATGGTTATTTATCTTAAGAGGATTTATTATAAAATAAAGTATAGCTATCCATTGGGTTAA
- a CDS encoding alpha-1,2-fucosyltransferase gives MQVIDFMGGLGNQMFQYAFYKRLLANDINTFGSLLYYKYIDPHNGFELDKVFDVKLCFYKDYKLYRFLPDTFKVAQIVCALKGHKIVKEKKTNFYSFHSRYLKQPPSQSVLRFIGYWQSPFYFQDIVKSIKADFVFDENRVSTHNKQFLEEQRGRITVAIHVRRGDYLNKENHALLGSICSVSYYQKAINYFTSHFSDVSLVFFSNDIRWCQANFSTQNSYFIDWNKGADSWQDMYIMSNCTHNIIANSSFSWWGAWLNNNEEKIVICPDRWTNEGGHSNCDLLLDAWIKIKG, from the coding sequence ATGCAAGTAATAGATTTTATGGGAGGCCTTGGGAATCAGATGTTCCAATATGCTTTTTATAAGAGGCTACTGGCAAATGATATAAATACGTTTGGTTCTTTATTATACTACAAATACATTGACCCACATAATGGTTTCGAACTTGATAAAGTTTTTGATGTAAAGCTCTGTTTTTATAAGGATTATAAATTGTATAGGTTTCTGCCGGATACCTTTAAAGTAGCTCAAATTGTTTGTGCTTTAAAGGGGCATAAAATTGTTAAGGAAAAAAAAACTAATTTTTATAGTTTTCATAGCAGGTACTTAAAGCAGCCCCCATCCCAAAGTGTACTTCGTTTCATAGGATATTGGCAGTCTCCATTTTATTTTCAAGACATAGTCAAATCAATTAAGGCGGATTTCGTTTTTGATGAGAACCGTGTCTCTACTCACAACAAGCAATTTTTGGAGGAACAGCGTGGGAGGATAACTGTAGCTATTCACGTAAGGCGTGGTGACTATTTGAATAAAGAGAATCATGCGCTATTGGGGAGTATTTGTTCTGTATCATATTACCAAAAGGCCATCAACTATTTTACATCTCACTTTTCTGATGTCTCTTTGGTTTTCTTTTCTAATGATATTCGGTGGTGCCAGGCGAATTTTTCTACTCAAAATAGTTATTTTATTGATTGGAATAAAGGCGCTGATAGTTGGCAAGACATGTATATAATGTCTAATTGCACCCATAATATTATTGCCAATAGCTCTTTTAGTTGGTGGGGAGCATGGTTAAATAATAATGAAGAAAAGATTGTGATTTGTCCTGACCGATGGACAAATGAGGGGGGGCATTCAAATTGTGATTTATTACTTGATGCTTGGATTAAGATTAAAGGGTAA
- a CDS encoding acyltransferase, protein MIEKGRLRIIGERFKRHPAYKYLLLEKVFSIVFTFTINLLLFPLRYLFLGKIRFGSSISISVSCRNLKSIYIGNRVRINKGVVLWAGYRGGIYIGDFSQLNPYTTIYGDVKIGRYVMIAPHVMLAGGGHGFDDISKPMMLQPSTNKGGIVIEDDVWIGANCTVVDGVVIGKGAIIAAGSVVVGNVASYDIVAGVPAKRIRSRLA, encoded by the coding sequence ATGATTGAAAAAGGAAGGCTTAGGATAATTGGCGAAAGGTTTAAAAGGCATCCTGCCTATAAATATCTTTTGCTTGAGAAGGTTTTTAGTATTGTTTTTACATTTACTATAAATCTTCTTTTATTTCCTTTAAGATATTTGTTTTTAGGTAAAATACGATTTGGCTCAAGCATTTCGATATCGGTGAGTTGTAGAAATCTGAAAAGCATATATATAGGGAATAGGGTACGGATTAATAAGGGAGTCGTGTTGTGGGCAGGTTATAGGGGGGGGATTTACATAGGTGATTTCTCACAACTAAATCCTTATACAACTATATATGGAGATGTCAAAATAGGCAGATATGTAATGATAGCTCCTCATGTAATGCTGGCCGGAGGGGGGCATGGATTCGACGATATATCAAAGCCAATGATGTTGCAACCTTCAACAAATAAAGGAGGGATCGTAATTGAGGATGATGTTTGGATTGGAGCAAATTGCACGGTTGTAGATGGAGTTGTTATCGGTAAAGGTGCAATTATTGCAGCAGGGTCGGTGGTTGTTGGCAATGTAGCTTCTTATGACATCGTAGCGGGGGTGCCTGCTAAGAGAATCAGAAGTCGTCTGGCCTAA
- a CDS encoding glycosyltransferase family 2 protein: MVNYKFDISVVLGSKNRKNLLKATIASIQNNGFKGKMEIIVVDGGSTDGTCDWLAKQKNILTFIQPNFKIKDQDGIDILAHSWGEFMNIGFKYASAPWVVMVSDDLILEYGCIQKGYDELAKRTKEGQRIGGGAFYFREYPRQAYYRVGFLPQDYIAINHGFYNKQALIEIDYLEEKAYNFYCADGDVVMRLQGRGWEVIALEECYAGHLVHLPKLSKEAVSKATLRDIEVFSKTYPYKCSSSIKVKYSRPQINYKPFWRFAFLNCVLGYFLKFVDFYRKK, encoded by the coding sequence ATGGTAAATTATAAATTTGATATATCTGTAGTTCTTGGCTCAAAAAATAGAAAAAATCTATTAAAAGCTACCATAGCTAGCATTCAGAATAACGGCTTTAAAGGGAAAATGGAGATAATTGTTGTTGATGGTGGGTCTACTGATGGCACATGTGACTGGCTTGCTAAGCAAAAAAATATTCTAACTTTCATTCAACCTAACTTTAAGATCAAAGATCAAGATGGCATTGATATATTGGCTCACTCTTGGGGTGAGTTTATGAACATTGGCTTTAAATACGCCAGTGCGCCTTGGGTCGTAATGGTCAGTGACGATTTAATTTTAGAATACGGATGTATTCAAAAGGGATACGATGAATTAGCTAAACGAACTAAAGAGGGACAGCGTATTGGTGGTGGAGCCTTTTATTTTAGAGAATACCCCAGACAGGCGTATTATCGGGTAGGCTTCCTACCTCAAGATTACATAGCTATAAATCATGGATTCTATAATAAACAAGCCTTGATAGAGATAGATTATTTGGAAGAAAAAGCGTACAACTTTTATTGTGCAGATGGCGACGTTGTCATGAGGCTACAGGGAAGAGGCTGGGAGGTGATAGCATTAGAAGAGTGCTATGCCGGGCACCTGGTTCATTTGCCAAAACTTTCCAAAGAAGCGGTTTCCAAGGCTACGTTGAGGGATATAGAGGTTTTTAGCAAGACATATCCTTATAAATGTAGTAGCTCCATTAAGGTGAAATACAGCAGACCTCAGATTAACTATAAGCCTTTTTGGAGGTTTGCTTTTTTGAATTGCGTACTTGGATATTTTTTGAAATTTGTTGATTTTTATCGAAAGAAATAA
- a CDS encoding glycosyltransferase family 4 protein, whose amino-acid sequence MKIGIVVNNLDTTGGYQKLVLRMYQELTKRGYEAIIYTLSLNRERCYPDIIKDVNIIALSEGTVKKSSKFEHVIKTIFSKVNGIIKMRSLARLMASDLNGLILHDEPSLHLLPFYKSNEKESKVVWMLNNQLSYDFLDTKSWLTEHFAGNRSVKSIIAKLVTLTPDFINHKIISKRTAYVDHFAVYDSFNRNLVQQRVKRNAALVYAGADLQWFEELSHDRVYGKKEVYTILSVGVIFPHRRYEDLLYAVSSLIERGIIVQLNIVGAQDKSPTYFKMLLGIREQLKIDKYVNFLDYVSDQELKKLYKHADVFAFVNNGFTWGISVFEAVAAGLPVVITNNIGAADIIENEVDGCVINPCQPKEIANAIEQLFSSPEKNAAICRSARSKVNDLLTWRAYTQRILSLVGAERDISK is encoded by the coding sequence ATGAAGATTGGAATTGTTGTAAATAATCTTGACACAACAGGTGGATACCAGAAGTTGGTCCTGAGAATGTATCAGGAGTTGACAAAAAGAGGATATGAGGCTATTATATATACGCTGTCTTTAAATAGGGAACGCTGTTACCCAGATATTATTAAAGATGTCAATATTATCGCTCTTTCAGAGGGGACTGTAAAAAAAAGTTCGAAGTTCGAACATGTAATTAAAACTATTTTTTCCAAAGTGAATGGCATTATAAAGATGCGTTCTTTAGCCAGGTTAATGGCCTCTGATTTAAATGGTCTAATATTACACGATGAGCCTTCGCTTCATTTGTTACCTTTTTACAAGTCAAATGAAAAAGAAAGTAAGGTTGTCTGGATGCTGAATAACCAATTATCTTATGACTTTTTGGATACAAAAAGCTGGTTGACCGAGCATTTTGCGGGCAATAGGAGTGTAAAATCCATTATAGCTAAACTGGTAACCTTAACGCCTGATTTTATCAACCATAAAATTATCAGTAAAAGAACGGCTTACGTTGATCATTTTGCAGTTTATGATAGTTTCAATCGCAATCTCGTACAACAAAGGGTCAAGCGAAACGCTGCGCTAGTATATGCAGGAGCTGACTTGCAATGGTTTGAAGAATTATCGCATGATAGAGTTTATGGCAAAAAAGAAGTCTATACCATTTTGTCTGTAGGTGTAATCTTTCCGCATAGAAGATATGAAGATTTGCTTTATGCCGTGTCTTCTTTAATAGAAAGAGGAATAATCGTTCAATTGAATATAGTAGGGGCTCAAGATAAGAGCCCTACCTATTTTAAAATGCTTTTAGGTATAAGAGAGCAATTAAAAATAGATAAGTATGTTAATTTTTTAGATTATGTTAGTGATCAGGAATTAAAAAAACTGTATAAACATGCTGATGTATTTGCTTTCGTGAATAATGGGTTTACATGGGGTATTTCTGTATTTGAAGCGGTTGCAGCCGGCTTGCCAGTTGTTATTACTAATAACATCGGAGCAGCGGATATCATAGAAAATGAGGTCGATGGGTGCGTTATAAATCCGTGCCAGCCAAAAGAAATTGCTAATGCAATTGAACAACTATTTTCCAGCCCGGAAAAGAACGCGGCCATCTGTCGCTCTGCGCGGAGCAAAGTAAATGATTTACTAACATGGCGGGCGTATACGCAAAGGATATTGTCTTTAGTTGGCGCTGAGCGAGACATTAGTAAATGA
- a CDS encoding glycosyltransferase, with amino-acid sequence MITKLKNILRRLWALYKAYKPVRVLDYYNNKSIPPVGRVLINYIPEPLLWKEDDRRFGGHSNLWESREIARIFNEFGYVVDCISFLDDRFAVSKKYDIVFDIFKNIEKYSNLPTHKILHLTGSDPLFAKEAELKRIKNLKLRKGFEVKPRRVVPEKDIHIFHTSILQADTLTLIGNATTVSTFPLEIQGKINCIPGTGSLLNYVRTPAKIEFRKEFLWYAGAGAVHKGLDLVLEAFLICPECKLHLVGPYEEEGDFMNAYGEIIRNTDNIVSHGYLFPGSERFKEITQYVIAFIAPSCSEGTATAAVTCMQYGFLPIISKNVGISITEFMGILLNECSVEEIVTSLKCINEKKNVELKDMITKSQAYASEVFSRQNFHHQMKNVIFEISEKLKK; translated from the coding sequence ATGATAACTAAGTTAAAGAATATTTTACGTCGTTTATGGGCTTTATATAAAGCTTATAAACCTGTTCGCGTTTTAGATTATTATAACAATAAGTCAATTCCCCCTGTTGGTCGTGTATTGATAAATTATATTCCGGAGCCTCTTTTATGGAAAGAAGATGACAGAAGGTTTGGAGGCCATAGTAATTTGTGGGAAAGCAGGGAGATTGCCAGAATATTTAATGAGTTTGGATATGTTGTAGATTGTATTTCCTTTCTTGATGATCGTTTTGCTGTGTCGAAGAAATACGATATTGTGTTTGATATATTTAAAAATATAGAGAAATATTCTAATTTGCCAACGCATAAAATTTTGCATCTGACGGGCTCTGATCCCTTATTTGCGAAAGAAGCTGAATTGAAACGAATAAAAAATCTGAAACTCAGAAAAGGTTTTGAGGTTAAGCCAAGAAGGGTTGTTCCTGAAAAAGATATTCATATTTTTCACACGTCAATACTTCAGGCAGACACATTGACATTAATAGGTAATGCAACTACTGTTTCCACCTTTCCCTTGGAAATTCAAGGCAAAATAAATTGTATACCAGGTACAGGCTCTCTGTTAAATTATGTGAGAACTCCTGCGAAAATTGAGTTCCGTAAAGAGTTTTTATGGTATGCAGGTGCTGGAGCTGTTCATAAAGGACTGGATTTGGTTTTAGAGGCGTTTTTGATTTGTCCAGAGTGCAAACTGCATCTGGTTGGTCCATATGAAGAAGAGGGTGACTTTATGAATGCATATGGAGAAATAATCAGGAATACTGATAATATAGTGAGCCATGGGTATTTATTTCCGGGGAGCGAAAGATTTAAAGAGATTACTCAGTATGTTATTGCGTTTATCGCTCCTTCGTGTAGTGAAGGTACTGCTACGGCCGCAGTTACTTGCATGCAATATGGCTTTTTGCCTATTATAAGCAAAAATGTAGGAATCTCTATTACCGAGTTTATGGGAATACTTTTAAATGAGTGTTCTGTTGAAGAAATAGTAACCTCATTAAAATGTATCAACGAGAAAAAAAATGTAGAACTAAAGGATATGATTACTAAAAGTCAGGCTTATGCATCTGAAGTCTTTTCAAGGCAAAACTTTCATCACCAAATGAAAAATGTAATTTTCGAAATTTCTGAAAAGTTGAAGAAATAG
- a CDS encoding lipopolysaccharide biosynthesis protein produces the protein MGAFLKNELNKTSLWGSIFQSAGIGVINRLVSIGVRTITIPLLLNYLGVERFGLWMTISSISGYIMFLDFGIGSAIVNELIGFYTEDKNGRANLLITNVLFFFLGTVIILIVATLIALPLIDLNAIFHLKSLIAQHEVASATFIALIMFYMQLISQIVLKIPYTLQKGALTETYILIGNLISLAGILYGVYEKLSLPFLVFFLTGTMLFAAALLIFRLIRKKIYYLAWEGVGAMFKEIRRISKVGFHYLLMQSAGMLLSSLPLTLIVSYHGVGAVAFFGLMSQVMAAVQIPFTVLQQPLWAKLNQFANLRMREAIFSIIKNYVLYAFLYSCLAACFLIFAVNYALNIFLHKDILIPLSLRAPFAIWCACGLIAGGGLGTLIMALGLTKQMAAISVFQLVVFLVTSYWLIPKSAATGAVWSIVFAYTLSFPFIIRLVWLKIFSNRHDN, from the coding sequence ATGGGTGCTTTTTTAAAAAATGAATTAAATAAGACTTCTTTATGGGGTAGTATTTTTCAGTCTGCTGGGATAGGAGTCATTAATAGGTTGGTAAGTATCGGCGTTCGTACTATCACCATTCCGCTCCTACTTAATTATCTTGGGGTGGAAAGGTTTGGATTATGGATGACAATATCATCCATATCTGGATATATTATGTTTCTTGATTTTGGAATAGGTTCAGCAATTGTGAATGAGCTTATTGGGTTTTATACAGAAGATAAAAATGGAAGAGCTAATTTACTTATCACAAATGTTTTGTTTTTTTTCCTGGGCACAGTAATAATTTTAATTGTTGCCACCTTAATCGCATTACCACTTATTGATCTTAATGCCATTTTTCATCTTAAAAGTCTCATTGCCCAGCATGAGGTTGCATCTGCAACATTTATTGCCCTGATAATGTTCTACATGCAGCTTATTTCTCAAATAGTATTGAAAATTCCCTATACTCTTCAAAAGGGCGCGCTTACCGAAACATATATACTTATAGGAAATTTAATTAGTTTAGCTGGGATTTTATATGGGGTTTATGAAAAGCTGTCTTTACCCTTTCTTGTGTTTTTTTTAACGGGAACAATGTTGTTTGCAGCAGCATTGTTGATTTTCAGATTGATACGTAAAAAGATATACTATTTAGCTTGGGAGGGGGTAGGGGCCATGTTTAAAGAAATACGAAGGATATCTAAGGTGGGTTTTCATTACTTGCTCATGCAATCTGCTGGTATGCTTTTGAGTTCATTGCCATTAACTTTAATTGTTTCATATCATGGTGTTGGGGCAGTAGCATTCTTTGGGCTTATGTCACAGGTGATGGCTGCCGTTCAAATACCTTTCACTGTACTTCAACAGCCTCTGTGGGCTAAACTTAATCAATTCGCTAATCTTAGAATGCGAGAAGCTATATTTAGCATTATTAAAAACTATGTGTTATACGCATTTTTATATTCTTGTCTGGCTGCTTGTTTTTTAATTTTTGCAGTGAATTACGCATTAAATATATTTCTTCATAAAGATATTCTCATTCCTCTTTCATTAAGGGCGCCGTTTGCTATATGGTGTGCCTGTGGTTTAATTGCCGGAGGAGGATTAGGTACTTTGATTATGGCATTGGGTTTAACTAAGCAAATGGCAGCAATATCGGTTTTTCAATTGGTTGTTTTTTTAGTGACATCCTATTGGTTAATTCCTAAATCGGCTGCAACAGGGGCCGTGTGGTCTATAGTGTTTGCTTATACGCTTTCCTTTCCATTTATTATCAGGCTAGTTTGGTTGAAAATATTTAGTAACAGACATGATAACTAA
- a CDS encoding Wzz/FepE/Etk N-terminal domain-containing protein — MPENKGEVTLKELVLKLKGLIGYLVSKWRLVLITGLVGGAIGFIYATSKKPVYTAVLTYALEDEKGSSMGINGALGIASSLGFDLGGNAGGAFSGANIVELMMSKKLVEQTLLRPIVSDGKKISLAELYIQFKGWRKDWSKKQPEVNETLQFLPDADRSKFSRQQDSVLMNISKGIIKEELAVAQKNKKISIISVEVKTENELFSKAFAERLASEVSDFYIATKSKRAKVNLDILIRQSDSIRNELNNAITGVAVANDNTYNLNPALNVKRTPSIRRQVDVQANTAILTELVKNTEVAKVNLRKETPLIQIIDTPVYPLLKQKPSRLLSLIAGGFVGGGRAYFSYCFNWFIGVLWEQNSCCH, encoded by the coding sequence ATGCCTGAAAATAAAGGTGAAGTAACTCTTAAAGAATTAGTGCTAAAACTAAAGGGACTGATTGGATACTTAGTATCTAAGTGGCGACTTGTTTTAATAACTGGGTTGGTTGGTGGAGCCATCGGATTTATTTATGCAACTTCTAAAAAGCCGGTTTATACAGCAGTTCTTACGTATGCTTTAGAAGATGAAAAAGGCAGTTCAATGGGTATTAATGGAGCTTTAGGTATTGCTAGTTCTCTCGGATTTGATTTAGGGGGAAATGCCGGCGGTGCTTTCAGTGGTGCTAATATTGTTGAACTAATGATGTCTAAAAAGCTGGTAGAGCAAACTTTGCTCCGTCCGATAGTGAGTGATGGAAAAAAAATCAGCTTGGCGGAATTATATATTCAATTTAAAGGGTGGCGTAAGGATTGGTCAAAGAAACAGCCTGAAGTGAATGAGACATTGCAGTTTTTGCCTGATGCAGACAGATCGAAATTTTCACGACAACAAGATAGTGTTTTGATGAACATTTCAAAAGGTATTATTAAAGAAGAACTTGCTGTGGCACAAAAGAATAAGAAAATATCTATTATCAGTGTGGAGGTAAAGACAGAAAATGAATTGTTCTCAAAAGCGTTTGCTGAAAGATTGGCTTCTGAAGTTTCTGACTTCTATATAGCAACAAAGAGTAAAAGGGCGAAAGTTAATTTGGACATTTTAATAAGACAATCAGATTCAATTCGCAACGAGTTGAATAATGCTATAACAGGTGTGGCTGTCGCCAATGATAACACCTATAATCTAAATCCTGCATTGAATGTAAAACGTACGCCGTCTATAAGGCGTCAGGTAGACGTGCAGGCTAATACTGCTATTTTGACTGAGCTGGTAAAGAATACCGAAGTAGCGAAAGTTAATTTACGTAAAGAAACTCCTTTGATTCAAATTATAGATACCCCTGTTTACCCGTTGTTGAAGCAAAAGCCGAGCCGCTTATTATCTCTGATTGCCGGCGGCTTTGTGGGGGGGGGGCGTGCATATTTTTCTTATTGTTTCAATTGGTTTATCGGAGTGCTATGGGAGCAGAATAGCTGTTGCCATTAA
- a CDS encoding SLBB domain-containing protein, producing the protein MNIKKMIRVTLLCSFLLGLNFARAQDLLKGNDLSQVKAEQLSDADIAKFTQQLKSSGVTIEQAEQIALSKGMPAAEIAKLRQRIQMPTSAVVAGNSVSNNGSADRSTNSSEFLTKREDGKPIDSKIFGAELFSSASLSFEPNLKIATPMNYELGIDDQIQVSVYGVQETNIELTISTEGIASIPNVGQVKLLGLTIEAATERIKQAMGNTAYPTLRTGSSKLSVNLSRIRSIKVTIIGSNRPGNYTLSSLATVFNALYMCGGPSEFGSYREIELIRNNKPERKIDLYKFLINGDQNDNVRLRDNDVIRIPVYKKRVEIKGQVKRQGIFELLSNETFADLLQYSSGFTDTAYKAAVKVVQLTDRERSVKDMDAISYLSYIPHSGDIFTVSKLLSRFSNRVSISGAVFRGGFFEFTEGMTIADLIRRADGLKEEAYTVRAQVIRLKDDFTKEILSFDVRGALNNDVGQNLKLKREDEIIITSVLDLRDEYKISIQGEIRGPGEYTYADSLSLKDLVILAGGLTDAAQPKKIEIARLLKRDTLTAEDERASEIFEIKNGEDLSVASQNVQLRPFDIVTIRRKPGYVALQSVSVGGQVQYPGPYVMSRRSEKVSDLVRRAGGFTPEAYLAGGYLKRYLSEMDKSLKKDKINKIQTNLKDTTNSMLIDIDKAFDQIPLDLDWIMSHPGGTEDLVLKPGDELYIPKFDAQVRISGSVLSPTQIPYNRQYNVKDYLSAAGGTSDYARKGKIFVLYPNGRAASTKHIFLFRSYPKVMPGAEVIVPKKRERKGLSVGETIGITSGIASLAGVVIAILNISK; encoded by the coding sequence ATGAATATAAAGAAAATGATACGCGTGACCTTGCTATGCAGTTTTTTGTTAGGGCTGAACTTTGCTCGCGCTCAGGATCTGCTTAAGGGAAACGATTTAAGTCAGGTTAAGGCGGAACAATTATCTGATGCAGATATAGCAAAATTTACGCAACAGCTGAAATCGTCAGGGGTGACTATAGAGCAGGCTGAACAGATAGCTTTGTCTAAGGGTATGCCGGCTGCTGAGATTGCTAAGTTGAGGCAGCGGATACAAATGCCAACAAGTGCAGTTGTAGCGGGAAATAGTGTTAGTAATAATGGTAGTGCAGATAGGTCCACAAATAGCAGTGAATTTTTGACCAAAAGAGAAGATGGAAAGCCAATAGATTCGAAGATCTTCGGAGCGGAGCTATTTTCCAGTGCTTCTTTGAGCTTTGAACCTAATTTAAAAATTGCGACACCAATGAATTATGAACTAGGGATTGATGATCAGATTCAAGTCTCTGTTTATGGAGTGCAAGAAACAAATATCGAGTTAACGATTTCTACGGAGGGAATCGCCAGCATACCTAATGTTGGGCAAGTTAAGCTGCTTGGGTTGACTATTGAAGCTGCAACAGAACGAATTAAGCAAGCTATGGGGAATACTGCCTACCCAACTTTACGTACTGGCAGCTCCAAGTTATCGGTTAATTTGTCACGCATACGGAGTATTAAAGTTACGATTATAGGAAGTAATAGGCCAGGTAATTATACTCTATCTTCTCTTGCTACTGTTTTTAATGCACTATATATGTGCGGAGGGCCTTCGGAGTTTGGAAGTTACAGAGAAATTGAGTTGATTAGAAATAACAAGCCAGAACGAAAAATTGATTTATACAAATTCCTGATAAATGGTGATCAAAACGACAATGTCCGTTTGCGTGATAATGATGTTATTCGTATACCTGTGTACAAGAAGCGTGTTGAGATTAAAGGGCAGGTAAAGCGACAAGGAATTTTTGAATTATTGTCAAATGAAACATTTGCCGACTTGCTTCAATATTCATCCGGATTTACAGATACGGCATATAAAGCCGCAGTAAAAGTGGTACAATTAACTGATAGGGAGCGAAGTGTGAAAGATATGGATGCGATTAGCTACTTGTCTTATATTCCTCATTCAGGGGATATATTTACCGTTTCTAAGCTTCTAAGTAGATTTAGTAATAGAGTGAGCATATCTGGGGCTGTATTTCGTGGTGGCTTTTTTGAGTTCACGGAAGGGATGACCATAGCAGATTTGATTCGTCGTGCCGATGGTCTAAAAGAGGAGGCTTATACTGTCAGAGCACAGGTTATAAGGTTAAAGGACGATTTTACGAAAGAAATCTTGTCTTTTGATGTACGTGGGGCATTAAATAATGATGTCGGACAGAATCTGAAGCTAAAACGTGAGGATGAAATTATAATTACGTCTGTGCTAGACCTAAGAGATGAGTATAAGATTTCTATACAGGGGGAGATTCGGGGCCCTGGTGAATATACGTATGCTGATAGTTTGTCGTTGAAGGACCTGGTCATTTTGGCTGGCGGGTTGACTGACGCAGCTCAGCCAAAAAAAATAGAGATTGCGAGGCTTCTTAAAAGGGATACTTTAACGGCTGAGGATGAGCGTGCAAGCGAAATTTTTGAGATCAAGAATGGAGAGGATCTATCAGTAGCTTCGCAAAATGTGCAACTACGTCCTTTTGATATTGTGACTATTCGCAGGAAGCCCGGGTACGTGGCATTGCAGTCCGTAAGTGTTGGCGGCCAGGTACAATATCCTGGTCCGTACGTAATGTCCAGGCGTTCGGAAAAAGTTAGTGATTTGGTTCGGAGAGCCGGTGGTTTTACTCCAGAGGCATATTTGGCTGGAGGATATCTTAAAAGATATCTAAGTGAAATGGATAAATCTTTAAAGAAAGATAAAATAAATAAAATACAAACAAATTTAAAGGACACTACAAATTCGATGTTAATCGATATAGATAAAGCTTTCGATCAAATTCCTTTGGATTTGGATTGGATTATGAGTCATCCTGGAGGGACTGAAGACCTGGTTTTAAAGCCCGGGGATGAATTATATATTCCTAAGTTTGATGCACAGGTTCGTATCAGCGGTAGCGTACTTTCTCCCACGCAAATTCCATACAACAGGCAATATAATGTCAAGGACTATTTGTCTGCTGCCGGAGGAACATCTGATTACGCCAGGAAGGGAAAAATATTTGTCCTGTATCCTAATGGACGGGCTGCTTCGACTAAGCATATTTTTTTATTTAGAAGTTACCCCAAGGTCATGCCTGGTGCAGAAGTGATCGTGCCTAAGAAGAGAGAACGAAAAGGATTGTCTGTTGGAGAAACCATTGGTATAACAAGTGGTATAGCTTCGTTGGCCGGAGTAGTGATTGCCATATTAAATATTTCAAAATAA